The following coding sequences are from one Musa acuminata AAA Group cultivar baxijiao chromosome BXJ1-6, Cavendish_Baxijiao_AAA, whole genome shotgun sequence window:
- the LOC135676205 gene encoding chlorophyll a-b binding protein CP26, chloroplastic-like, protein MASLGVSEILGTRLSTAAPPRSPPAPPPSGSPRIVALFSKKSSPKSKPAAVSPVNDELAKWYGPERRIFLPEGLLDRSEIPEYLTGEVPGDYGYDPFGLSKKPENFAKYQAYELIHARWAMLGAAGFIIPEAFNKFGANCGPEAVWFKTGALLLDGNTLNYFGKNIPINLVVAVVAEIVLVGGAEYYRIINGLDLEDKLHPGGPFDPLGLANDPDQAALLKVKEIKNGRLAMFAMLGFFLQAYVTGEGPVENLAKHLSDPFGNNLLTVISGAAERAPTL, encoded by the exons ATGGCCTCCCTCGGCGTCTCCGAGATCCTCGGCACACGCCTCAGCACCGCCGCCCCACCTCGCTCCCCCCCTGCGCCACCTCCCTCCGGCTCTCCAAGGATCGTTGCGCTTTTCTCCAAGAAGTCTTCACCCAAGTCGAAGCCAGCCGCCGTTTCTCCGGTCAACGACGAGCTCGCCAAGTGGTATG GTCCTGAGAGAAGGATTTTCCTGCCGGAAGGTCTGTTGGACCGGTCGGAGATCCCAGAGTACCTCACCGGAGAAGTCCCTGGAGA TTATGGCTACGATCCTTTTGGGCTGAGCAAGAAGCCAGAAAACTTCGCCAA ATACCAAGCTTACGAGCTCATCCATGCGAGGTGGGCGATGCTCGGAGCCGCTGGCTTCATCATCCCGGAGGCCTTCAACAAGTTCGGTGCAAACTGCGGCCCCGAGGCCGTCTGGTTCAAG ACTGGGGCACTTCTCCTTGATGGAAACACATTGAATTACTTCGGTAAGAACATTCCCATCAATCTTGTTGTTGCCGTCGTCGCTGAGATCGTGCTCGTTGGAGGAGCAGAGTACTACAGAATCATCAATGGACTG GATTTGGAGGACAAGCTCCACCCCGGAGGTCCATTTGATCCACTGGGGCTCGCAAACGACCCAGACCAGGCCGCGTTGCTcaaggtgaaggagatcaagaacGGACGGCTCGCCATGTTCGCCATGCTCGGCTTCTTCCTGCAAGCCTACGTCACCGGAGAAGGACCGGTGGAGAACCTCGCAAAGCATCTGAGTGACCCATTTGGGAACAACTTGCTCACTGTCATCTCCGGGGCTGCTGAAAGAGCTCCAACCCTGTAA
- the LOC135676203 gene encoding uncharacterized protein ycf45-like isoform X2: protein MGVLSVHPRPCPPNPHFSGFDFTPSSCRPRLALFSPSPRRSPLQIRRFSSPEATDDGFVVVEDDLHTLLEVLPRDLRENLQSEPRRDQLLEISLEELEEAQKSLGEFGGDNRAGIEGTLHRISAIRSRKGLVVGLTCRVGRAVSGHVDMVRDLLEYRESILFLGRPGVGKTTVMREIARVLADELHKRVVIVDTSNEIGGDGDIPHAAIGGARRMQVPEPSMQHRVMIEAVENHMPEVVIVDEIGTEAEALACRSIAERGVMLIGTAHGDRLANIIKNPTLSDLVGGVETVTLGDDEARARRSQKSILERKAPPTFPFLIEMRERNYWVTHRTERSVDMLLIGKKPLVEIRKRDDQFKVVVERWKTYDGDGI from the exons ATGGGCGTGCTCTCGGTTCATCCTCGTCCTTGTCCGCCCAATCCCCACTTCTCTGGCTTCGATTTCACCCCCAGCTCTTGCAGACCGCGTCTGGCCCTCTTCTCTCCTAGTCCGCGAAGAAGCCCTCTCCAGATTCGGCGCTTTTCGTCTCCCGAAGCGACGGACGACGGATTCGTGGTCGTGGAGGACGATCTCCACACTCTTCTTGAG GTTTTACCTAGAGATCTGCGAGAGAATCTGCAAAGTGAGCCTAGAAGAGACCAACTCCTAGAG ATTTCACTGGAAGAGTTGGAGGAAGCTCAAAAATCACTTGGAGAATTTGGAGGAGACAACCGAGCTGGCATTGAAGGTACTTTGCATAGGATATCTGCGATAAGGAGTCGGAAAGGGCTCGTTGTTGGATTGACTTGTAGAGTTGGTCGAGCAGTTAGTGGTCATGTTGACATGGTGCGTGATCTCCTAGAGTACAGAGAGAGCATCCTCTTTTTAGGAAG ACCTGGAGTTGGTAAGACTACTGTCATGCGTGAGATTGCACGTGTCCTAGCTGATGAACTCCATAAGAGAGTG GTGATTGTGGACACCAGCAATGAGATTGGAGGTGATGGAGATATTCCTCATGCAGCAATAGGTGGTGCAAGGAGAATGCAAGTTCCTGAACCATCCATGCAACACCGAGTCATGATTGAAGCAGTCGAGAATCACATGCCGGAGGTGGTTATTGTAGATGAGATTGGCACAGAAGCTGAAGCACTTGCTTGTCGCTCAATTGCAGAAAGAGGAGTGATGCTTATTGGCACAGCTCACGGAGACCGATTGGCAAACATCATTAAGAATCCTACTCTATCTGATCTG GTTGGTGGAGTGGAGACTGTCACTCTAGGAGATGACGAGGCACGAGCAAGACGGAGTCAAAAAAGCATCCTTGAGAGGAAGGCTCCACCAACATTTCCTTTCCTAATAGAAATGAGGGAACGGAACTACTGGGTTACACATCGG ACAGAAAGGAGTGTTGATATGTTGCTCATTGGCAAGAAGCCATTGGTTGAG ATAAGGAAGAGAGATGACCAGTTCAAGGTTGTCGTGGAGAGATGGAAAACATACGACGGAGATGGGATCTAA
- the LOC135676204 gene encoding uncharacterized protein LOC135676204: protein MMMETMSRALDRAKMLVGMESDEESLAQEAQSSSFFDEFDRNCTLSTKQRLYGFAICLSAGLACTILSMLVFFNPIKFGITFTFGNLLALGSTAFLIGPKRQIDMMLDPVRIYATSIFIASMIIALFCAFYVHNKLLTLLAIILEFGALIWYSLSYIPFARSAVSKVMVACFDTEF from the exons ATGATGATGGAGACGATGAGCCGAGCGCTGGATAGGGCGAAGATGCTCGTCGGAATGGAGTCCGATGAGGAATCCCTTGCCCAAGAAGCACAGTCGTCGTCCTTCTTCGACGAATTCGATCGCAACTGCACCCTCTCCACCAAGCAG AGATTGTATGGTTTCGCCATTTGTTTATCTGCAGGTCTAGCCTGTACGATCCTG TCCATGCTTGTTTTCTTCAATCCAATCAAATTTGGCATAACATTCACCTTTGGCAATTTGCTTGCGCTTGGAAG CACAGCTTTTCTTATAGGTCCCAAACGACAAATTGATATGATGCTTGATCCTGTCCGTATATATGCAACATCTATATTCATAGCAAGTATGATAATAGCTCTGTTTTGTGCTTTTTAT GTCCACAATAAACTCCTGACACTTCTTGCTATTATTCTGGAGTTTGGTGCCCTCATTTG GTATAGTCTCAGTTATATTCCTTTTGCAAGATCAGCTGTTTCAAAAGTCATGGTTGCTTGCTTTGACACTGAGTTCTAA
- the LOC135676203 gene encoding uncharacterized protein ycf45-like isoform X3, translating to MGVLSVHPRPCPPNPHFSGFDFTPSSCRPRLALFSPSPRRSPLQIRRFSSPEATDDGFVVVEDDLHTLLEISLEELEEAQKSLGEFGGDNRAGIEGTLHRISAIRSRKGLVVGLTCRVGRAVSGHVDMVRDLLEYRESILFLGRPGVGKTTVMREIARVLADELHKRVVIVDTSNEIGGDGDIPHAAIGGARRMQVPEPSMQHRVMIEAVENHMPEVVIVDEIGTEAEALACRSIAERGVMLIGTAHGDRLANIIKNPTLSDLVGGVETVTLGDDEARARRSQKSILERKAPPTFPFLIEMRERNYWVTHRTERSVDMLLIGKKPLVEIRKRDDQFKVVVERWKTYDGDGI from the exons ATGGGCGTGCTCTCGGTTCATCCTCGTCCTTGTCCGCCCAATCCCCACTTCTCTGGCTTCGATTTCACCCCCAGCTCTTGCAGACCGCGTCTGGCCCTCTTCTCTCCTAGTCCGCGAAGAAGCCCTCTCCAGATTCGGCGCTTTTCGTCTCCCGAAGCGACGGACGACGGATTCGTGGTCGTGGAGGACGATCTCCACACTCTTCTTGAG ATTTCACTGGAAGAGTTGGAGGAAGCTCAAAAATCACTTGGAGAATTTGGAGGAGACAACCGAGCTGGCATTGAAGGTACTTTGCATAGGATATCTGCGATAAGGAGTCGGAAAGGGCTCGTTGTTGGATTGACTTGTAGAGTTGGTCGAGCAGTTAGTGGTCATGTTGACATGGTGCGTGATCTCCTAGAGTACAGAGAGAGCATCCTCTTTTTAGGAAG ACCTGGAGTTGGTAAGACTACTGTCATGCGTGAGATTGCACGTGTCCTAGCTGATGAACTCCATAAGAGAGTG GTGATTGTGGACACCAGCAATGAGATTGGAGGTGATGGAGATATTCCTCATGCAGCAATAGGTGGTGCAAGGAGAATGCAAGTTCCTGAACCATCCATGCAACACCGAGTCATGATTGAAGCAGTCGAGAATCACATGCCGGAGGTGGTTATTGTAGATGAGATTGGCACAGAAGCTGAAGCACTTGCTTGTCGCTCAATTGCAGAAAGAGGAGTGATGCTTATTGGCACAGCTCACGGAGACCGATTGGCAAACATCATTAAGAATCCTACTCTATCTGATCTG GTTGGTGGAGTGGAGACTGTCACTCTAGGAGATGACGAGGCACGAGCAAGACGGAGTCAAAAAAGCATCCTTGAGAGGAAGGCTCCACCAACATTTCCTTTCCTAATAGAAATGAGGGAACGGAACTACTGGGTTACACATCGG ACAGAAAGGAGTGTTGATATGTTGCTCATTGGCAAGAAGCCATTGGTTGAG ATAAGGAAGAGAGATGACCAGTTCAAGGTTGTCGTGGAGAGATGGAAAACATACGACGGAGATGGGATCTAA
- the LOC135676203 gene encoding uncharacterized protein ycf45-like isoform X1, producing MGVLSVHPRPCPPNPHFSGFDFTPSSCRPRLALFSPSPRRSPLQIRRFSSPEATDDGFVVVEDDLHTLLEVLPRDLRENLQSEPRRDQLLEVILDLGRRPEARFLGESGGQYLRDKEISLEELEEAQKSLGEFGGDNRAGIEGTLHRISAIRSRKGLVVGLTCRVGRAVSGHVDMVRDLLEYRESILFLGRPGVGKTTVMREIARVLADELHKRVVIVDTSNEIGGDGDIPHAAIGGARRMQVPEPSMQHRVMIEAVENHMPEVVIVDEIGTEAEALACRSIAERGVMLIGTAHGDRLANIIKNPTLSDLVGGVETVTLGDDEARARRSQKSILERKAPPTFPFLIEMRERNYWVTHRTERSVDMLLIGKKPLVEIRKRDDQFKVVVERWKTYDGDGI from the exons ATGGGCGTGCTCTCGGTTCATCCTCGTCCTTGTCCGCCCAATCCCCACTTCTCTGGCTTCGATTTCACCCCCAGCTCTTGCAGACCGCGTCTGGCCCTCTTCTCTCCTAGTCCGCGAAGAAGCCCTCTCCAGATTCGGCGCTTTTCGTCTCCCGAAGCGACGGACGACGGATTCGTGGTCGTGGAGGACGATCTCCACACTCTTCTTGAG GTTTTACCTAGAGATCTGCGAGAGAATCTGCAAAGTGAGCCTAGAAGAGACCAACTCCTAGAG GTTATACTGGATTTGGGTCGCCGACCTGAAGCACGTTTCCTTGGTGAATCTGGTGGGCAGTATCTGAGGGACAAAGAG ATTTCACTGGAAGAGTTGGAGGAAGCTCAAAAATCACTTGGAGAATTTGGAGGAGACAACCGAGCTGGCATTGAAGGTACTTTGCATAGGATATCTGCGATAAGGAGTCGGAAAGGGCTCGTTGTTGGATTGACTTGTAGAGTTGGTCGAGCAGTTAGTGGTCATGTTGACATGGTGCGTGATCTCCTAGAGTACAGAGAGAGCATCCTCTTTTTAGGAAG ACCTGGAGTTGGTAAGACTACTGTCATGCGTGAGATTGCACGTGTCCTAGCTGATGAACTCCATAAGAGAGTG GTGATTGTGGACACCAGCAATGAGATTGGAGGTGATGGAGATATTCCTCATGCAGCAATAGGTGGTGCAAGGAGAATGCAAGTTCCTGAACCATCCATGCAACACCGAGTCATGATTGAAGCAGTCGAGAATCACATGCCGGAGGTGGTTATTGTAGATGAGATTGGCACAGAAGCTGAAGCACTTGCTTGTCGCTCAATTGCAGAAAGAGGAGTGATGCTTATTGGCACAGCTCACGGAGACCGATTGGCAAACATCATTAAGAATCCTACTCTATCTGATCTG GTTGGTGGAGTGGAGACTGTCACTCTAGGAGATGACGAGGCACGAGCAAGACGGAGTCAAAAAAGCATCCTTGAGAGGAAGGCTCCACCAACATTTCCTTTCCTAATAGAAATGAGGGAACGGAACTACTGGGTTACACATCGG ACAGAAAGGAGTGTTGATATGTTGCTCATTGGCAAGAAGCCATTGGTTGAG ATAAGGAAGAGAGATGACCAGTTCAAGGTTGTCGTGGAGAGATGGAAAACATACGACGGAGATGGGATCTAA